Proteins found in one Bacillus sp. BGMRC 2118 genomic segment:
- a CDS encoding ABC transporter permease, which yields MKLLSILVAETVKSHQHNFHNKLIYFSLLVWPSLLFVTSYYSFKPFNLTKSSPLSTYMDVNQITMFLLTGYLGYIFFWSLVQSAWGMSYESQAGTLELIFLTPVSRMVVMFSRAAGNLLEAVWLFTVFTLLVLLVTGNAGNIHWWNVPFGLLLLSISAIVWGGFLNIVFLFSRDAGILFTIFEEPMQFFSGVRIPVLAFPIWGKIIALIFPLTYVLDIFRDLVLNGKGILELAEQFSVLFGVLALLTIISAFLLKKAEQHAKETGNMVLF from the coding sequence ATGAAGCTCCTTTCAATTCTTGTTGCAGAAACGGTAAAAAGTCATCAACATAACTTTCACAACAAACTAATCTATTTTTCCCTGTTGGTTTGGCCATCACTATTATTTGTAACATCGTATTATTCGTTTAAACCATTTAACTTAACTAAATCCAGTCCACTCTCTACATACATGGACGTTAACCAAATTACAATGTTTTTATTAACCGGCTATTTAGGATATATATTTTTTTGGAGCCTTGTTCAATCGGCCTGGGGAATGTCGTATGAAAGTCAGGCAGGAACACTTGAACTGATTTTTTTGACTCCTGTTTCTCGTATGGTAGTCATGTTTTCAAGAGCTGCAGGTAATCTATTAGAAGCTGTATGGCTTTTTACAGTGTTTACTCTATTAGTTTTGTTGGTTACAGGTAATGCTGGAAATATCCATTGGTGGAATGTACCTTTTGGTTTACTATTACTCAGCATTTCAGCTATTGTGTGGGGAGGATTTCTTAATATTGTCTTTCTATTCTCACGAGATGCCGGAATATTGTTTACCATCTTCGAAGAACCTATGCAGTTTTTTTCAGGTGTAAGAATACCTGTACTCGCCTTTCCTATATGGGGGAAAATTATTGCTTTAATCTTCCCATTAACCTATGTGCTTGATATATTCAGAGATTTAGTCCTTAACGGAAAGGGAATATTAGAATTAGCCGAACAATTCTCTGTCCTCTTTGGAGTGCTAGCACTTTTGACGATAATTTCTGCTTTCCTTTTAAAAAAGGCAGAGCAGCATGCAAAGGAAACCGGTAATATGGTGCTATTTTAA
- a CDS encoding winged helix-turn-helix transcriptional regulator — protein sequence MENVNQWLLKHVRFIYSPFRELITSLHVLNNPSHHLTRLNWAKKTKSNMSSSLWDDASFFGELSNGWLNFLDLVDVLQYEEKHVEEAIERIKLLEETEFLTLLLGTRDNIEVCSNTSLYREKLCDFLYSYHQEHFARELFRVEPWLVKAVHEIKSKFSQDPFSAMNGVHPRFKLDNRTLKFFKADTWVFQYEEIDSLTVYPSSFIAPHLLVGMEVPEIIVYLQVPLPDEYIESAVPEDLLSILSALSDKSRMQILKLLYHHSFCTQQLTESTGLAKATISKHLKILEKADLIKGERHGYFVFYKANEKTLDQLKVDLNQYFDQPFIGHKEEI from the coding sequence ATGGAAAATGTAAACCAATGGTTATTAAAACATGTACGGTTTATTTATTCACCCTTTCGTGAACTCATAACGAGTTTACATGTTTTAAATAATCCCTCCCATCACCTGACGAGGCTTAATTGGGCGAAAAAAACAAAAAGTAACATGTCTTCTTCTCTGTGGGATGATGCAAGTTTCTTTGGGGAGTTAAGCAACGGATGGTTAAACTTTCTAGATTTAGTCGATGTTCTTCAATATGAAGAAAAACATGTTGAAGAGGCTATTGAACGAATTAAACTTCTAGAAGAAACAGAATTTCTCACTTTATTACTAGGAACTAGGGATAACATTGAGGTTTGTTCTAATACGAGCTTATATCGGGAGAAGCTTTGTGATTTTCTATACAGCTATCACCAGGAACATTTTGCTAGAGAGTTATTCAGAGTTGAACCATGGTTGGTAAAAGCAGTACATGAAATAAAAAGTAAGTTTTCACAAGATCCGTTTAGTGCCATGAACGGGGTACATCCCCGTTTCAAGCTTGATAATAGAACCCTAAAGTTCTTCAAAGCAGATACATGGGTCTTTCAATATGAGGAAATTGATAGTTTAACTGTTTATCCATCTAGTTTTATTGCACCTCATCTTCTTGTTGGAATGGAAGTTCCGGAAATCATAGTTTATTTACAGGTTCCTCTTCCAGACGAGTATATTGAAAGTGCTGTTCCAGAGGATTTACTTTCTATCCTTTCTGCCTTAAGTGACAAGTCACGTATGCAAATACTTAAACTGCTCTATCATCATTCTTTTTGCACACAACAACTGACTGAATCAACAGGTTTGGCTAAAGCTACGATTTCAAAACACTTAAAGATTCTAGAGAAGGCAGATCTTATTAAGGGAGAAAGACATGGTTATTTTGTTTTTTATAAAGCAAATGAAAAAACATTGGACCAATTAAAGGTCGACCTTAACCAATATTTTGATCAACCTTTTATTGGCCATAAGGAGGAAATATAA
- a CDS encoding GNAT family N-acetyltransferase: MTTQIIIRENVNVSLSTYEQSHRDTLFQFYLPEEQLQFTSMPRNALPIALEDIHRHPVVILANEVPVGFFILYNGQERTNYTNNSKSLILRALSINYKDQNKGYAKLALLQLCEYVKEHFSEIEEIALAVNARNNAAINLYLKCGFVDEGRTRMGPKGLQHLLTLFL, from the coding sequence ATGACTACACAAATCATCATTAGAGAGAATGTTAATGTTAGCTTATCTACATATGAACAGTCTCATAGAGATACACTGTTTCAATTCTACCTTCCTGAAGAACAATTACAGTTTACAAGCATGCCAAGAAATGCGCTACCTATCGCTCTTGAAGATATTCATAGACACCCAGTTGTTATACTGGCTAATGAAGTTCCAGTAGGTTTTTTTATTCTTTACAACGGACAGGAACGAACAAATTATACAAACAATAGTAAATCGCTAATTCTGCGGGCACTTTCAATTAATTATAAAGACCAAAATAAGGGCTATGCCAAATTGGCACTATTACAATTATGCGAGTACGTCAAAGAACATTTTTCAGAGATTGAGGAAATTGCACTTGCTGTAAATGCTAGGAATAATGCAGCTATCAACTTGTATCTTAAATGTGGATTTGTTGATGAAGGTAGAACTCGAATGGGACCAAAAGGATTACAGCATCTGCTGACTTTATTTTTATAA
- a CDS encoding GNAT family N-acetyltransferase, translated as MILHFKKASDIEISEIYELAGINRLEATNFKADDNQQKMIEAYEHSIKHGAYFLCLMNETQLIGWVQIDKSFDYLTGNEIGWINDVYVKKEYRGNGFAKKLLQESLRHFKEKGYEDVSLNVYSHNEVAISLYRSLGFKETNFFMKLEL; from the coding sequence ATGATTTTACATTTTAAAAAAGCATCAGACATTGAAATTAGCGAAATTTATGAACTTGCAGGAATTAACCGTTTGGAAGCTACAAATTTTAAGGCCGATGACAACCAGCAGAAGATGATCGAAGCGTATGAACATTCCATCAAACATGGAGCATACTTCCTGTGTTTAATGAATGAAACTCAGCTAATCGGCTGGGTGCAAATCGATAAATCATTCGATTATCTAACAGGAAACGAAATTGGTTGGATCAATGACGTATACGTCAAAAAAGAATACAGAGGAAACGGATTTGCAAAGAAATTGTTACAAGAATCACTTCGACACTTTAAAGAAAAAGGGTACGAAGACGTGAGTTTAAATGTATATTCCCATAATGAAGTTGCTATTTCTCTTTATAGAAGTCTAGGATTTAAAGAAACCAACTTCTTTATGAAACTAGAGCTGTAG
- a CDS encoding MFS transporter, whose product MRFRDFHKNIKIRIIEGFISSFISSMVYPFMAIYLAHHFGVKLAGILLLINVFIGIAINFFGGYFSDQFGRKKMMAIAESLHLIIFLTMALCNSPFYQSAIITYLMMTLNSISWGIGGPAMQAMLIDVSKPEQRKTMYSIMYWANNLSLALGGLIGGFMFKNYLFELLVVLSVVSLISLILVLFFIDESYTPDKEAEQVTKLKHVTNMFSNYRSVFKDRVFILFVLAGTLVLSMEFQLTNYIGIHLANDFEIQKIFSWEVDGIQALAFLRTENTIFVVILALVATKLVEKMNDRFVLLSTCFVFVMGYGVISYSTNLWVLFIVMFMATAGEVLRVPVQQNYMSHLPPSDARSSYMAIHGLTYNVSTLICSITITLSAFMNSLSTSIMITMIGLLGVVIYFMIGSQLENRVLKSSEEENHLLKSS is encoded by the coding sequence ATGAGATTTAGAGATTTTCACAAAAACATCAAGATTCGTATCATTGAAGGTTTTATTAGTTCTTTTATTAGTAGTATGGTTTATCCTTTTATGGCCATTTATCTTGCTCATCATTTTGGTGTAAAGCTTGCCGGTATATTGCTTTTAATCAATGTCTTTATTGGAATTGCTATCAACTTTTTTGGAGGATATTTCTCCGACCAATTTGGGCGAAAAAAGATGATGGCAATCGCAGAGTCTCTGCACTTAATTATCTTTTTAACAATGGCTTTATGTAATTCACCTTTCTATCAATCTGCCATTATCACCTATTTGATGATGACGTTGAATAGTATCAGTTGGGGAATTGGTGGACCAGCGATGCAAGCGATGTTGATTGATGTTTCAAAACCTGAACAAAGAAAAACGATGTACTCCATTATGTATTGGGCGAATAATTTATCGCTTGCTCTTGGTGGGTTAATCGGTGGATTTATGTTTAAAAATTATTTATTTGAATTACTTGTTGTCTTATCCGTTGTATCATTAATTTCCTTAATTCTTGTTCTGTTCTTTATTGATGAAAGCTATACACCAGACAAGGAAGCAGAACAAGTAACGAAGTTGAAGCATGTTACCAATATGTTTTCGAATTACCGATCAGTATTCAAGGATCGAGTATTTATTTTGTTTGTTTTGGCGGGTACCCTTGTATTGTCTATGGAATTCCAATTGACGAATTATATTGGAATTCACCTAGCAAACGATTTTGAAATTCAGAAGATATTCTCTTGGGAAGTTGATGGAATTCAAGCTCTAGCGTTCTTACGTACTGAAAATACAATTTTTGTCGTGATCTTGGCTTTAGTTGCTACTAAATTAGTGGAGAAAATGAATGATCGTTTTGTGCTGCTATCCACCTGTTTTGTCTTCGTAATGGGGTATGGCGTTATATCCTATAGTACAAACCTTTGGGTTTTATTTATCGTCATGTTTATGGCAACAGCTGGAGAAGTGTTGCGTGTTCCTGTTCAACAAAATTATATGTCGCACCTGCCACCAAGTGATGCTCGTAGTTCTTATATGGCGATCCATGGTCTTACGTATAATGTAAGTACGTTGATATGTTCAATTACTATTACACTTAGTGCTTTTATGAATTCTCTTAGTACAAGTATCATGATTACAATGATCGGTTTACTAGGTGTTGTTATTTATTTCATGATTGGAAGCCAACTAGAGAATCGTGTTCTTAAAAGTAGCGAGGAAGAGAACCATCTTCTTAAAAGTAGTTAA
- a CDS encoding glycosyltransferase family 2 protein, which produces MTALEVINLGIGFVAVVIGFIMFWSLPLPVFSSRPTEGLPFLSIIIPARNEEGRISHLLQSLQEQRYRHFEILVVDDSSSDNTTFVAESYGAKVLQNAGAGKSSACWHGAEQAKGRWLLFLDADTKFTSRDGLSNLLHFYQEKGAKGITALQPFHTVERLYEHISVVFNIIVVVGMNLFTIWGSRFKTAGSFGPCILCNREDYFLSGGHKKIEGAIMDDLALGEAFIEHDLPVRCLGGKGIMSLRMYPEGVGSLIEGWCKSFAVGSKSTHPVVMLMVILWISSSFIAAGTLISSVTEWDPIVMLYSGILYIMYAIQTAWFASRVGNFKRIVFPFYPILFSFFVGIYLYSFIRVNIFHSVSWKGRKIKV; this is translated from the coding sequence ATGACTGCTTTAGAAGTGATTAATCTCGGTATTGGATTTGTGGCAGTTGTGATTGGCTTCATCATGTTCTGGTCTTTGCCGCTTCCTGTTTTCTCCTCCAGACCTACGGAAGGTCTTCCGTTTCTGTCCATCATTATTCCCGCTAGGAATGAAGAAGGCAGGATTTCACACTTATTGCAATCATTGCAGGAGCAGCGGTACAGACACTTTGAAATTCTAGTTGTTGATGACAGTTCATCGGACAATACTACATTTGTCGCGGAAAGCTATGGTGCAAAGGTTCTGCAGAATGCAGGGGCAGGAAAATCATCAGCCTGCTGGCATGGCGCCGAACAGGCGAAGGGGAGATGGTTATTATTTTTAGATGCGGATACGAAATTCACTAGTAGGGATGGGTTAAGCAACCTGCTACATTTCTATCAGGAAAAGGGAGCCAAAGGCATTACAGCATTACAGCCATTTCATACCGTTGAACGCTTGTATGAACACATATCCGTTGTATTCAACATAATCGTCGTGGTAGGGATGAACTTATTTACGATTTGGGGATCGCGGTTTAAAACCGCTGGTTCGTTCGGTCCATGCATTCTATGTAATCGAGAAGATTACTTTTTGTCTGGAGGGCATAAAAAAATTGAGGGAGCCATCATGGATGATCTGGCACTTGGAGAGGCATTTATTGAACATGATCTCCCAGTTCGCTGCCTCGGTGGAAAAGGAATTATGTCTTTGCGCATGTACCCTGAAGGTGTAGGAAGCCTGATCGAGGGCTGGTGTAAAAGTTTTGCCGTCGGTTCAAAGTCAACTCATCCTGTTGTCATGCTGATGGTGATTCTCTGGATTTCCAGCAGCTTCATTGCTGCGGGAACGTTGATCTCTTCCGTTACTGAATGGGACCCTATCGTAATGCTGTACAGTGGTATATTGTATATCATGTATGCAATTCAAACGGCATGGTTTGCCAGCAGGGTCGGTAACTTTAAACGGATTGTTTTCCCTTTTTATCCAATATTGTTTTCGTTTTTCGTAGGAATCTATCTGTATTCTTTCATTAGGGTGAATATTTTCCATTCTGTAAGTTGGAAGGGGCGAAAAATAAAGGTTTGA
- a CDS encoding ABC transporter permease, which yields MWLPFSATFQRNYLVMKRAFPWSFFLGHILSGFYIIIFAYLTYYHVFRKDLSGSFSKYAGTDDYLSYVILGGLLYSFSVSLLMIASRAIITELREGTLEALLLTPSSRKGYFLGYVAQGLTRVGIEFTVITVTGYFFGLHLNEVNWFYVMIVLLILIISTFSQALVLGSLMLYFRDTYITQNTLFVLMGLVCSITFPANFLPDFIRWIGAIMPLTYGVDALRLVWIEGKTLSDILPLLWKMIILGIIYFPIGTYFIKRMEKYVLEKHFG from the coding sequence ATGTGGTTACCTTTTTCTGCGACATTTCAGCGTAATTACCTCGTGATGAAACGGGCATTTCCATGGTCATTCTTTTTAGGTCATATATTAAGTGGTTTTTACATTATCATCTTTGCCTATTTAACTTACTATCACGTTTTTAGAAAAGACTTATCAGGAAGTTTTTCTAAATATGCGGGTACTGATGATTATCTTTCTTATGTCATTTTAGGAGGGCTTCTCTATTCTTTTTCAGTCTCCCTTTTAATGATAGCAAGTAGAGCTATTATCACGGAACTAAGAGAAGGAACTCTGGAAGCTCTTCTTCTGACACCATCTTCAAGAAAAGGATATTTTTTAGGTTACGTAGCTCAGGGTCTAACACGTGTAGGTATTGAATTCACTGTCATTACTGTTACTGGTTATTTTTTTGGACTTCACTTAAATGAGGTTAATTGGTTTTATGTCATGATTGTTCTATTGATATTAATTATTTCTACATTTAGCCAGGCTCTTGTACTTGGTTCACTTATGCTCTATTTCAGAGATACATATATTACACAAAACACACTTTTTGTATTGATGGGGTTAGTTTGTAGCATTACGTTTCCCGCAAATTTTCTTCCGGACTTCATTAGATGGATTGGAGCGATTATGCCTCTTACATATGGGGTGGATGCATTGAGATTGGTTTGGATTGAAGGAAAAACACTCTCGGATATCCTCCCTTTACTTTGGAAAATGATAATTCTAGGAATCATCTATTTTCCAATTGGAACTTATTTTATTAAGCGAATGGAAAAGTACGTTTTAGAAAAACATTTTGGATAA
- a CDS encoding GNAT family N-acetyltransferase gives MKFKVYDNAHEFERKIEPILSEREDVFSLFWGVLQAIKAGNYENPFMATIEEDGRVLALFQMTPPHPLNLIFVDEIRLEEIMDLFIKKMIELEINFNSIISLKMWAYQVAKKWEIQTGRTHQLLMDQGLYRLNKVNETLENSPGTWRYAEEDDSLLIEKWFNFFESDTGLPITPIEHVKKRVAMFLKEREVFLWEDKGKVVSMMKKSRPTKNGVTVSFVFTPKEDRKKGYARTLVAAVSRELLKDFDFCVLYTDMMNPTSNKIYREIGYERVADSVHLGFDRDK, from the coding sequence ATGAAATTTAAAGTTTATGATAATGCTCATGAATTTGAGAGGAAGATAGAACCGATCTTATCTGAAAGGGAAGATGTATTTAGTCTTTTTTGGGGTGTACTTCAAGCCATTAAAGCTGGTAATTATGAGAATCCATTTATGGCTACAATCGAGGAGGATGGAAGAGTATTAGCTCTTTTCCAAATGACACCCCCGCATCCCTTAAATCTTATTTTTGTCGATGAAATCCGTTTAGAAGAAATAATGGATCTATTTATAAAGAAGATGATCGAACTAGAAATTAACTTCAATTCAATCATCAGTTTGAAAATGTGGGCATACCAAGTTGCGAAGAAATGGGAAATACAAACTGGTAGAACACATCAACTACTTATGGATCAGGGGTTGTATCGATTAAATAAGGTAAATGAAACGCTTGAAAATAGTCCTGGTACTTGGCGTTATGCAGAAGAAGATGATTCTTTACTAATCGAGAAGTGGTTCAACTTTTTTGAAAGTGATACTGGATTGCCAATTACGCCAATCGAACACGTAAAAAAACGTGTTGCCATGTTTCTAAAGGAAAGGGAGGTTTTTCTTTGGGAGGATAAAGGAAAGGTAGTATCTATGATGAAGAAGTCACGTCCGACAAAGAACGGTGTAACCGTTAGTTTTGTTTTTACACCAAAGGAAGATCGTAAAAAGGGATATGCTCGGACGCTTGTTGCGGCTGTCTCAAGAGAACTACTCAAAGACTTCGACTTTTGCGTTTTATATACTGATATGATGAATCCTACATCGAATAAGATTTATAGGGAAATTGGTTATGAAAGGGTTGCGGATTCTGTTCATCTTGGTTTTGATAGAGACAAATGA
- a CDS encoding PLP-dependent aminotransferase family protein: protein MEFIVVLKEESSIPLYQQLYESLKKAIYEGTLTAGTKLPSVRQMAQAHNVSKMTVESGYQQLLAEGYIESRSRSGYFVMEIDNLEKLNSEQPSINFKLSNARTSSSQDSILYNFHGSEIDISHFPLKTWRRCMNEAMDNYYDDHRFYGDPQGEYDLRIEIASYLQKSRTVKCVPEQIIVGSGLQQTISLLCLLLSKDGNKIAWEDPGYSDARSVCTDHGWEVVPISLEEDGINIEELKNSNANALLVTPAHQYPYGMVMPIGKRIRLLEWATQNDSVILEEDYDGEFRYGIKPVPSLQGMDTHGSVVYIGNFSKAFSPAIRMNYTVLPIRLLHRYHELKLNKYPSPVSRIQQRAMQIFMQKGYWARHVRKMRTVYAKKQEILIDSLIKFMGDRIRIMGQFAGLHLIIEVDTGKTQNELIKEAALHGVKVYPVEQGRLKENNHSHKRPKILLGFGGLSPIEINEGVMIIAKAWFRD, encoded by the coding sequence ATGGAGTTTATAGTGGTATTGAAGGAAGAATCTAGTATTCCACTATATCAACAATTATACGAAAGTCTTAAAAAAGCGATATATGAAGGTACACTGACAGCTGGAACTAAACTCCCCTCAGTTAGACAAATGGCACAAGCACATAACGTCAGTAAAATGACCGTTGAATCTGGGTATCAACAGTTATTGGCTGAAGGGTACATTGAAAGTCGATCACGCAGTGGATATTTTGTGATGGAGATTGACAATTTAGAAAAACTAAATTCAGAACAACCGTCCATTAATTTTAAACTTTCAAATGCAAGAACCTCTTCTTCACAAGATTCAATTTTATATAATTTTCATGGTTCTGAAATTGATATATCCCACTTCCCTCTAAAAACTTGGCGAAGATGTATGAATGAAGCGATGGATAATTATTATGACGATCATAGATTTTACGGTGACCCACAAGGGGAGTACGATCTAAGGATTGAGATTGCTAGTTATCTTCAGAAATCAAGAACAGTAAAATGTGTACCAGAACAGATAATTGTTGGAAGTGGGTTACAACAGACTATTTCGCTCTTATGCTTACTACTCTCTAAGGATGGTAATAAAATAGCATGGGAGGATCCTGGTTACAGTGATGCTAGATCGGTATGTACAGATCATGGCTGGGAGGTAGTACCCATTTCATTAGAGGAAGACGGGATAAATATTGAGGAATTAAAGAATAGTAACGCAAATGCACTACTTGTCACTCCTGCTCACCAGTATCCTTATGGAATGGTTATGCCTATAGGAAAGCGAATAAGATTACTTGAATGGGCCACACAAAATGATAGTGTGATTTTAGAGGAGGACTATGATGGAGAATTTAGGTATGGAATCAAACCAGTACCCTCTCTTCAAGGAATGGACACACATGGTTCAGTGGTCTACATTGGTAATTTCTCTAAAGCATTCTCTCCAGCGATTCGGATGAACTATACGGTATTACCTATTCGTCTACTCCATCGCTATCACGAACTTAAACTAAACAAATATCCTTCACCTGTTTCTCGAATTCAACAACGAGCCATGCAGATTTTTATGCAAAAAGGATATTGGGCTAGGCACGTGCGTAAAATGAGGACTGTCTATGCGAAGAAGCAAGAAATTCTTATAGATTCATTAATAAAGTTTATGGGAGATCGTATCCGTATTATGGGGCAATTTGCAGGCTTGCATCTAATAATTGAGGTAGATACCGGGAAAACACAAAATGAACTTATTAAAGAAGCAGCCCTCCATGGAGTGAAGGTATATCCAGTTGAACAAGGTCGCTTAAAAGAAAACAATCATTCACATAAGCGTCCAAAAATTTTGCTAGGATTCGGTGGATTAAGTCCAATAGAGATTAATGAGGGAGTAATGATAATTGCTAAGGCTTGGTTTAGAGATTAG
- a CDS encoding GNAT family N-acetyltransferase codes for MMNSIETERLEFIPMTKEAIKTAILGEKELRDFLGVNIVYGLIEPIIRERVLPIRLNLLNENPSASKWYGFVVEKTSKTVIGMMGFKTSPNGDGLIEIGYGIHTQFQGNGYANEMVQGLIDWAFQQPDVKGITATNINKDNYGSIKIVEKVGMTLIQENKNTLDYIVYK; via the coding sequence ATGATGAATTCAATTGAAACAGAACGTCTAGAATTTATTCCAATGACAAAGGAAGCAATTAAAACTGCTATTCTCGGAGAAAAGGAATTACGTGATTTTTTAGGAGTCAATATTGTTTATGGATTAATAGAACCAATTATTAGAGAAAGAGTTTTGCCAATTCGCCTGAACCTGCTTAATGAGAATCCATCTGCTTCAAAATGGTATGGTTTTGTGGTCGAAAAGACAAGTAAAACAGTTATTGGAATGATGGGTTTTAAAACATCACCTAACGGTGACGGGCTAATCGAAATTGGATATGGAATTCATACACAGTTTCAAGGTAATGGATATGCAAATGAAATGGTTCAAGGGTTAATAGATTGGGCTTTTCAGCAGCCTGATGTTAAAGGAATAACAGCTACCAATATTAATAAGGATAACTATGGTTCTATTAAGATTGTTGAAAAAGTCGGTATGACACTAATCCAAGAAAACAAAAATACCCTCGATTATATAGTATATAAATAA
- a CDS encoding SDR family oxidoreductase has protein sequence MNILVLGATGRVGRQLVNFALHDRHHVTVLVRNPEKIQINDENLAIIRGNVLNKDDIVRAMQGIDVIISALNTDGTTTLSESMPLIIEAMENEGIIRIITIGTAGILQSRTTPNSLRYLTNESKQRSTRAAKEHHKVYDMLKQSTLDWTIVCPTYLPDGERLGHYRIEQNFLPEGGAKISVQDTAEFTYRQIKASEFLKSRVGIAY, from the coding sequence ATGAATATTTTAGTTTTAGGTGCAACCGGACGTGTAGGAAGACAACTTGTTAATTTTGCACTTCATGACAGGCATCATGTTACTGTGTTAGTTCGTAACCCAGAAAAAATTCAAATAAACGATGAAAATCTTGCCATTATTAGAGGGAATGTTTTAAATAAAGATGATATTGTTCGTGCTATGCAAGGGATTGATGTCATAATTAGTGCACTAAATACAGATGGAACAACCACTTTATCTGAGAGTATGCCGCTTATTATCGAAGCAATGGAAAACGAAGGAATCATTCGGATAATAACGATAGGAACTGCGGGTATTTTGCAAAGTAGAACCACACCCAATTCCCTGCGCTATCTAACAAATGAATCGAAGCAGAGGTCAACGCGTGCTGCAAAAGAACATCATAAAGTTTACGATATGCTCAAACAATCAACCCTCGATTGGACAATTGTTTGTCCTACGTACTTACCAGATGGAGAAAGGTTAGGTCATTATCGAATAGAGCAAAACTTTTTGCCAGAGGGTGGAGCTAAAATATCCGTACAAGATACTGCAGAATTTACATACAGGCAGATAAAAGCAAGCGAGTTTTTAAAGTCAAGGGTAGGTATTGCCTATTAA
- a CDS encoding ABC transporter ATP-binding protein — MLEAINLGKVYTVKKKKNFFHTEKQKFSAVKGLNLTINEGEIVGLLGLNGAGKTTTIKMLSTLLNPSEGTIIIDGYDAVKDAMKVKSMVNMIAGAERMLYWRLTGAQNLRYFGKLYGLSGNALEEQINYLLNEVGLSEASNTPVELYSKGMKQRLQIARGLINNPKYLFLDEPTLGLDAPVAKQLREMIKRLAKKEGKGILLTSHYLEEVEELCDRVYIIEKGTLLLHDTPENITASVVKNYHVKIESSLLSISQQNRIKQSLTACSIEFSELVDFSEMQIIAPFDPTALIISVCIKESVAIQKLELKRPRLEDAILTLAKEKLA, encoded by the coding sequence ATGTTAGAAGCTATTAATCTTGGAAAAGTCTATACTGTTAAGAAAAAGAAAAACTTTTTCCACACGGAAAAGCAAAAATTCAGTGCTGTGAAAGGTCTTAATTTAACGATAAATGAAGGAGAAATTGTGGGCTTGCTTGGATTAAATGGTGCTGGTAAAACGACAACTATTAAGATGCTGTCAACTTTATTAAATCCATCAGAAGGAACTATTATCATTGATGGTTATGATGCCGTCAAGGATGCAATGAAAGTGAAAAGCATGGTTAATATGATAGCCGGCGCGGAGCGAATGTTGTATTGGCGATTAACCGGAGCTCAAAACCTCCGTTACTTTGGGAAGCTATACGGATTATCAGGGAATGCGTTAGAAGAGCAAATCAATTATTTACTTAATGAAGTAGGTTTGTCAGAAGCTTCTAATACACCAGTGGAATTGTATTCAAAAGGAATGAAGCAAAGGCTGCAAATTGCACGGGGACTCATTAATAATCCAAAGTATTTATTTTTGGATGAGCCTACACTTGGACTTGATGCTCCAGTGGCAAAACAACTTAGAGAAATGATTAAAAGACTAGCGAAAAAAGAAGGAAAAGGGATATTATTAACCAGTCACTACCTTGAAGAAGTAGAAGAGCTTTGTGACAGAGTATATATCATTGAAAAAGGTACTTTACTATTGCATGATACTCCTGAAAATATAACAGCCTCTGTCGTAAAGAATTACCATGTAAAAATTGAAAGTAGTCTTTTATCAATTTCCCAACAAAATAGAATTAAACAAAGCCTAACAGCTTGTTCTATTGAATTCTCTGAACTTGTGGACTTTTCGGAGATGCAAATAATTGCACCTTTCGACCCAACTGCACTCATTATTAGCGTTTGCATTAAGGAATCAGTGGCCATTCAAAAACTAGAATTGAAACGACCACGCTTAGAAGATGCAATTCTTACACTAGCAAAGGAGAAATTGGCATGA